In Candidatus Binatia bacterium, the following proteins share a genomic window:
- a CDS encoding AI-2E family transporter: MARLQRTRRNTVQRQGLVWLLLLGGFLLFLWLLSPILLPFVLGMAIAYFLDPVVDQLQRIGISRGIAAAIIIIGFFFVGTLIFVLLLPTVLEQIAGLITRMPDYFVALFDLGRSLIERALASLDPRDVEQLKAPLAAAVQRAAGLLATLLNGLVDRGVRIVNVITLLSITPLVAYYLLRDWPKVVETVDSWLPLEHAETIRAQARAIDNVLAGYVRGVATVCLTLGAFYAVALTAVGLNFGLTIGLLAGLISFIPYVGTFVGLVTSVGVATLQFWSDWTMILVVFGIFMAGQVLTDYVLTPRLVGDRIGLHPLWVIFALFAGGSLFGFLGILLAMPVAAAIGVLARFAITQYKESNLYLGEETPAEARAQRAAGEAAPLPRPAPQAETPAEDAPAATGPATAKHELA; this comes from the coding sequence ATGGCACGGCTGCAGCGGACACGGCGCAACACGGTGCAGCGCCAAGGCCTCGTCTGGCTGCTGCTGCTCGGCGGCTTCCTGCTCTTCCTCTGGCTGCTGAGCCCGATCCTGCTGCCGTTCGTCCTCGGGATGGCGATCGCGTACTTCCTCGACCCGGTCGTCGACCAGCTGCAGCGCATCGGCATCTCGCGCGGCATCGCGGCGGCGATCATCATCATCGGCTTCTTCTTCGTCGGCACGCTGATCTTCGTCTTGCTGCTGCCGACGGTGCTCGAGCAGATCGCCGGCCTGATCACGCGCATGCCGGACTACTTCGTCGCGCTGTTCGACCTTGGACGCTCGCTGATCGAGCGCGCGCTCGCGTCGCTCGATCCGAGGGACGTCGAGCAGCTCAAGGCGCCGCTCGCGGCGGCCGTGCAGCGCGCCGCCGGGTTGCTCGCGACGTTGCTCAACGGCCTCGTCGACCGCGGCGTGCGCATCGTCAACGTCATCACGCTGCTGTCGATCACGCCGCTCGTCGCGTACTACCTGCTGCGCGACTGGCCGAAGGTCGTGGAGACGGTCGACAGCTGGCTGCCGCTCGAGCACGCGGAGACGATCCGCGCGCAGGCGCGGGCGATCGACAACGTGCTCGCCGGCTACGTCCGCGGCGTCGCGACCGTATGCTTGACGCTGGGCGCGTTCTACGCCGTGGCGCTGACGGCCGTCGGCCTCAACTTCGGCCTCACGATCGGGCTCCTCGCGGGCCTGATCTCGTTCATCCCGTACGTCGGGACGTTCGTCGGGCTCGTCACCTCGGTCGGCGTCGCGACGCTGCAGTTCTGGTCCGACTGGACCATGATCCTGGTGGTGTTCGGCATCTTCATGGCGGGGCAGGTGCTGACGGACTACGTGCTGACGCCGCGGCTCGTCGGCGATCGGATCGGGCTGCACCCCCTGTGGGTGATCTTCGCGCTGTTCGCGGGCGGCTCGCTGTTCGGCTTCCTCGGCATCCTGCTCGCGATGCCGGTCGCGGCGGCGATCGGCGTGCTCGCCCGCTTCGCGATCACCCAGTACAAGGAATCGAACCTCTACCTCGGCGAGGAGACGCCGGCCGAGGCGCGCGCGCAACGCGCCGCGGGCGAGGCGGCGCCGCTGCCGCGTCCCGCGCCGCAGGCGGAGACGCCGGCCGAGGACGCGCCGGCGGCTACCGGGCCGGCGACCGCGAAGCATGAGCTCGCCTGA
- a CDS encoding DUF167 domain-containing protein yields the protein MSSPELDARQVGDGVRIKLRVVPGAKRDAILGLHGDALRISVRAAPEKGRANEAVERLLAQALDVQPSSVELVRGTSGRDKIVHVRGIDLATVRQRLGAAQSAADR from the coding sequence ATGAGCTCGCCTGAGCTCGACGCGCGCCAGGTCGGCGACGGCGTGCGGATCAAGCTGCGCGTCGTGCCCGGGGCGAAGCGCGACGCGATCCTCGGCCTGCACGGCGACGCACTGCGGATCTCGGTGCGCGCCGCGCCCGAAAAGGGGCGCGCCAACGAGGCGGTCGAGCGTCTGCTGGCGCAAGCGCTCGACGTGCAGCCGTCGAGCGTCGAGCTCGTCCGCGGCACCTCGGGCCGCGACAAGATCGTGCACGTCCGCGGCATCGATCTGGCGACCGTGCGACAGCGGCTCGGCGCCGCGCAGAGCGCCGCCGACCGCTGA
- a CDS encoding spore germination protein GerW family protein, with protein MDVSKIITALLAGMREISASETVVGAPIRSGDTTIIPVSKVTLGFGTGTAGSRNETPSGVESSAIGGGLSVDPQAFIVVDGEGRAQLLSLKDSRSATVLRAIELLPSVLRQLGLPLPEASSASAALPSDRDGSARAENEDQGKQQDQA; from the coding sequence ATGGACGTCAGCAAGATCATCACGGCGCTGCTCGCCGGGATGCGGGAGATCTCGGCGTCGGAGACGGTGGTGGGCGCCCCGATCCGCTCCGGCGACACGACGATCATCCCGGTGAGCAAGGTGACGCTCGGCTTCGGCACCGGCACCGCGGGGTCGCGCAACGAGACCCCGTCGGGCGTCGAGTCGAGCGCCATCGGCGGTGGGTTGTCGGTCGATCCGCAGGCGTTCATCGTCGTCGACGGCGAGGGACGAGCGCAGCTCCTGTCGCTCAAGGATTCGCGCTCGGCGACGGTGCTGCGCGCGATCGAGCTCTTGCCGAGCGTCCTGCGCCAGCTCGGCCTGCCGCTGCCCGAAGCGTCCTCCGCGAGCGCCGCGCTGCCTTCCGACCGCGACGGCTCGGCCAGGGCCGAGAACGAGGATCAGGGCAAGCAACAGGACCAGGCCTGA
- a CDS encoding sigma 54-interacting transcriptional regulator: protein MKPQAQSSATSAPAGPIEESRLRLLYELGCTFAERTDLDELIPLVVAKCREVLGAHGAAVLLLDETTNELYFPYVAQERASVAEELLRTRFPAHLGHAGAVLRSGKSLRLDDASAAPQFYRQIDLKTRSQTGPMLTVPLTTRQGRIGVVQVVNQRGGRRFTDADLWFLETLAASIAVAIENARLYARMRESQETLREEVATLRQDLALQERFPDIVGSGTAMREVIRLMERAAASPITVLIQGETGTGKELVARGIHQASARSRSKFLPINCGALPEPLLESELFGHRRGAFTGAHQDHVGLFEAAAGGTVLLDEVGDMPLAMQVKLLRVLQEREIVPVGDTRPRKVDVRILSATHRDLEALVREGRFREDLYYRLAAFPIRLPPLRERREDIPALVTHILNNVSARCEREAIGIEPAALDALCAFDWPGNVRELQNEIERAVALLGSDERIALAHLSPKIVGAGRRAFPVPSAAPASRAATSANVSQTSDGKASAPTSPAAATLADVAAWSAPIQPLRVARAEFEERYIEQVLREHGGNISRAAAALGLSRAMLHRRLRAMRSRETRTDA, encoded by the coding sequence ATGAAGCCGCAAGCGCAGTCGAGCGCGACGTCGGCGCCCGCGGGTCCGATCGAGGAATCGCGTCTGCGCCTGCTGTACGAGCTCGGCTGCACGTTCGCCGAGCGCACCGATCTCGACGAGCTGATCCCGCTCGTGGTCGCCAAGTGCCGCGAGGTGCTCGGCGCGCACGGCGCCGCCGTGCTGCTGCTCGACGAGACGACGAACGAGCTCTACTTCCCCTACGTCGCGCAGGAGCGCGCGTCGGTCGCGGAAGAGCTCCTGCGCACGCGCTTCCCGGCGCATCTCGGGCACGCCGGTGCGGTGCTGCGCTCGGGCAAGTCGCTGCGGCTCGACGACGCGTCGGCGGCGCCGCAGTTCTACCGCCAGATCGACCTCAAGACGCGCTCGCAGACGGGGCCGATGCTGACCGTCCCGCTCACCACGCGACAGGGACGCATCGGCGTGGTCCAGGTGGTGAACCAGCGCGGCGGACGGCGCTTCACGGACGCCGACCTGTGGTTCCTCGAGACGCTCGCGGCGAGCATCGCGGTCGCGATCGAGAACGCGCGGCTCTACGCGCGCATGCGCGAATCGCAGGAGACGCTGCGCGAGGAGGTCGCGACGCTGCGGCAGGACCTCGCGCTGCAGGAGCGCTTCCCCGACATCGTCGGCTCCGGAACGGCGATGCGCGAGGTGATCCGCCTGATGGAGCGCGCCGCGGCGTCGCCGATCACGGTGCTGATCCAGGGCGAGACCGGGACCGGCAAGGAGCTCGTCGCGCGCGGCATCCACCAGGCGAGCGCGCGCAGCCGCAGCAAGTTCTTGCCGATCAACTGCGGCGCGCTGCCGGAGCCGCTGCTCGAGAGCGAGCTCTTCGGCCACCGGCGCGGCGCGTTCACCGGCGCGCACCAGGACCACGTCGGGCTCTTCGAGGCCGCGGCCGGCGGCACCGTGCTGCTCGACGAGGTCGGCGACATGCCGCTCGCGATGCAGGTGAAGCTGCTGCGCGTGCTGCAGGAGCGCGAGATCGTTCCGGTCGGCGACACGCGCCCGCGCAAGGTCGACGTGCGGATCCTGTCGGCGACGCACCGCGATCTCGAGGCGCTGGTGCGCGAGGGACGCTTCCGCGAGGACCTCTACTACCGTCTCGCCGCCTTCCCGATCCGTCTGCCGCCGCTGCGCGAGCGCCGCGAGGACATCCCGGCGCTGGTCACGCACATCCTGAACAACGTGAGCGCGCGGTGCGAGCGCGAGGCGATCGGCATCGAGCCCGCCGCGCTCGACGCGCTGTGCGCCTTCGACTGGCCGGGCAACGTGCGCGAGCTGCAGAACGAGATCGAGCGCGCCGTGGCGCTGCTCGGCAGCGACGAGCGCATCGCGCTCGCGCATCTGTCGCCGAAGATCGTCGGCGCCGGGCGGCGTGCCTTCCCGGTGCCTTCCGCGGCCCCTGCGTCGCGCGCGGCGACCAGCGCGAACGTGTCGCAGACGTCCGACGGCAAGGCGTCGGCGCCGACTTCGCCAGCGGCCGCGACGCTCGCCGACGTCGCGGCGTGGAGCGCGCCGATCCAGCCGCTGCGCGTCGCGCGCGCGGAGTTCGAGGAGCGCTACATCGAGCAGGTGCTGCGCGAGCACGGCGGCAACATCTCGCGCGCCGCGGCGGCCCTCGGCCTCTCGCGCGCGATGCTGCACAGGCGGCTGCGGGCGATGCGCTCGCGCGAGACGCGGACCGACGCCTGA
- a CDS encoding putative lipoprotein has translation MKTRIEGSFVALAMACVVASGCSFYYSSRSISDSVSASGKSISESSESSSPSSGNQHAASLYQEDVRDFTAAYASGDGDVEGFQRGLAAVARRHGITDWQATPATWIGIGEGLRRAAASSERATALGDALAGGDVERRREIQRGYDGQA, from the coding sequence GTGAAGACGAGAATCGAAGGCTCCTTCGTCGCGCTCGCGATGGCGTGCGTCGTCGCGAGCGGGTGCTCGTTCTACTACAGCTCGCGCAGCATCTCGGACTCGGTGTCGGCGAGCGGCAAGAGCATCTCCGAGTCGAGCGAGAGCAGCTCGCCGTCGAGCGGCAACCAGCACGCGGCGTCGCTCTACCAGGAGGACGTGCGCGACTTCACCGCCGCGTACGCGAGCGGCGACGGCGACGTCGAGGGCTTCCAGCGCGGGCTCGCCGCGGTGGCGCGCCGTCACGGCATCACCGACTGGCAGGCGACGCCCGCCACCTGGATCGGCATCGGTGAGGGTCTGCGGCGCGCCGCCGCGTCGAGCGAGCGTGCGACCGCGCTCGGCGACGCGCTCGCCGGCGGCGACGTCGAGCGCCGGCGCGAGATCCAGCGCGGCTACGACGGCCAGGCCTGA
- a CDS encoding adenylate/guanylate cyclase domain-containing protein — protein MAALAVEQQGGGRCDVRGPLRAEHKQVTVLFADVQGSMAISERLDPEEWYRMMVRLFVILAENVQRFGGVVNRFTGDGIMALFGAPVAQEDHAQRACHAALAMKRSLASYAAELRDSRGVDLGVRIGINSGDVVAATLGGEGPTNYTALGHTVHLASAMERLAQPGRVFLSERTARLVDGYFRLADVGEQRECENGPPLRVYELLGAGAYHTRLERSRSRGLSRFVGRTAEMHFLERGLEEARAGRGAIIGVRGEVGVGKSRLCQEFVERCRAERVPVYQWRILSHLRGTPFLSLITELRRVFDVRIEDDKEAARARIEERLRALGEGAVGLAQFVSELLGVGDRPSESESIQAERLKPLLTGLTGALGARGPAVLLVEDLQWIDSASGKLLDVFLETVAGTNVLVVLNFRPEYRTRAPRLPYYQELQLAPLGPRATSELLRHLLGEDPSLAELTAEIRERTRGNPFFIEELVTMLAEVGVLVGERGAYALGPNRTLTQLPSSLQALLESRIDLLEPREKRVLQAAAVIGKTFSVDLLRRVTGLTAEELADSLRELRAADFVTFCEPPEEGHYTFRHPLMQEEAYYSQVSEQRAAVHAEVARACTEVYAGRLDERASLIAHHWENAGDLLEAARWGQRAATWTTRRNLAEGLRRWRALAALTERATDSEEIRKIGIKARIKALEIGARLGMSSKESARLFAEARALATRDATPRMLALLHAAYGQARGFIGEIVEALELHREAARLAEATGDPVLTVRLRISLTYAAITAGRFREALALCERLLEDVARGMLSPESRAVGYLRFMHAMLCVDMGRPAEARDELRAAADIAWRNADVELLCQVYSFDPVVTRMLGDDAEEAFLRAQRSVELAEYLGSPFVRVFAYWGIAGAHLLRGDARSAARILNGVLLFARDHGVALQGEAGILADLALATIVRGDGAVALSIAEEAIEVARKRGVGLYECIAQLARVYVLLETKGAAAADEVEVALARVHELIAADGLTSFDAVVRMHCATLARLEGDHVRAANELRAARDLYARMGATGWVRRLERRLAEGAAA, from the coding sequence ATGGCGGCGCTCGCGGTCGAGCAGCAGGGCGGCGGGCGCTGCGACGTGCGCGGTCCGCTGCGCGCGGAGCACAAGCAGGTCACGGTGCTGTTCGCCGACGTGCAGGGCTCGATGGCGATCTCCGAGCGCCTCGATCCCGAAGAGTGGTACCGGATGATGGTCCGGCTCTTCGTGATCCTCGCCGAGAACGTGCAGCGCTTCGGCGGCGTCGTGAACCGCTTCACGGGCGACGGCATCATGGCGCTGTTCGGCGCGCCGGTCGCGCAGGAGGACCACGCGCAGCGCGCCTGCCACGCGGCGCTCGCGATGAAGCGGTCGCTCGCGAGCTACGCCGCCGAGCTGCGCGACTCGCGCGGCGTCGATCTCGGCGTGCGGATCGGCATCAACTCCGGCGACGTGGTCGCGGCGACGCTCGGCGGCGAGGGGCCGACCAACTACACCGCGCTCGGCCACACCGTGCACCTCGCGTCGGCGATGGAGCGGCTCGCTCAGCCGGGACGCGTGTTCCTCTCGGAGCGCACGGCGCGCCTCGTCGACGGCTACTTTCGCCTCGCCGACGTCGGCGAGCAGCGCGAGTGCGAGAACGGTCCGCCGCTGCGCGTCTACGAGCTGCTCGGCGCCGGCGCCTACCACACGCGCCTCGAGCGCTCGCGCTCGCGCGGGCTGTCGCGCTTCGTCGGACGCACCGCGGAGATGCACTTTCTCGAGCGCGGCCTCGAGGAGGCTCGCGCCGGTCGCGGCGCGATCATCGGCGTGCGCGGCGAGGTCGGCGTCGGCAAGAGCCGCCTCTGTCAGGAGTTCGTCGAGCGCTGTCGCGCCGAGCGCGTGCCGGTCTACCAGTGGCGCATCCTGTCGCATCTCCGCGGTACGCCGTTTTTGAGCTTGATTACCGAGCTGCGCCGCGTCTTCGACGTCCGCATCGAGGACGACAAGGAGGCGGCGCGGGCGCGCATCGAGGAGCGCCTGCGTGCGCTCGGCGAGGGCGCCGTCGGGCTCGCGCAGTTCGTGTCGGAGCTGCTCGGCGTCGGGGACCGCCCGAGCGAGTCCGAGTCGATCCAGGCGGAGCGGCTGAAGCCGCTGCTCACCGGCTTGACCGGCGCGCTCGGCGCCCGCGGGCCCGCGGTCCTGCTGGTCGAGGACCTGCAGTGGATCGACAGCGCGAGCGGCAAGCTGCTCGATGTCTTCCTCGAGACGGTCGCGGGGACCAACGTGCTCGTGGTCCTGAACTTCCGTCCGGAGTACCGCACGCGCGCGCCGCGGCTACCGTACTACCAGGAGCTCCAGCTCGCCCCGCTCGGTCCGCGCGCGACCTCCGAGCTGCTGCGCCACCTGCTCGGCGAGGACCCGTCGCTCGCCGAGCTGACCGCCGAGATCCGCGAGCGCACCCGCGGCAATCCTTTCTTCATCGAGGAGCTGGTCACGATGCTCGCCGAGGTCGGCGTGCTCGTCGGCGAGCGCGGCGCGTACGCGCTCGGACCGAACCGGACGTTGACCCAGCTGCCGTCGTCGCTGCAGGCGCTGCTCGAGTCGCGCATCGATCTTCTCGAGCCGCGCGAGAAGCGCGTGCTGCAGGCGGCGGCGGTGATCGGCAAGACGTTCTCCGTCGACCTGCTGCGCCGGGTGACGGGGCTCACTGCGGAAGAGCTCGCGGACTCGCTGCGCGAGCTGCGCGCCGCCGATTTCGTCACCTTCTGCGAGCCGCCCGAGGAGGGGCACTACACCTTCCGCCACCCGCTGATGCAGGAGGAGGCGTACTACTCGCAGGTCAGCGAGCAGCGCGCGGCGGTGCACGCGGAGGTCGCGCGCGCCTGCACCGAGGTCTACGCCGGACGGCTCGACGAGCGCGCGTCGCTCATCGCCCATCACTGGGAGAACGCCGGTGACCTCCTGGAGGCGGCGCGCTGGGGGCAGCGCGCGGCGACCTGGACGACGCGCCGCAATCTCGCCGAGGGTCTGCGGCGCTGGCGTGCGCTCGCGGCGCTGACCGAGCGCGCGACCGATTCGGAGGAGATTCGCAAGATCGGGATCAAGGCGCGCATCAAGGCGCTCGAGATCGGCGCGCGGCTCGGCATGTCGAGCAAGGAGTCGGCGCGTCTGTTCGCCGAGGCACGCGCGCTCGCCACGCGCGACGCCACCCCGCGCATGCTCGCGCTGCTGCACGCCGCGTACGGACAGGCGCGCGGCTTCATCGGCGAGATCGTCGAAGCGCTCGAGCTGCACCGCGAGGCAGCACGGCTCGCGGAGGCGACGGGCGACCCCGTCCTGACGGTGCGCCTGCGGATCAGCCTGACCTACGCGGCGATCACCGCGGGACGCTTCCGCGAAGCGCTCGCGCTCTGCGAACGCCTGCTCGAGGACGTCGCCCGCGGCATGCTGAGCCCGGAAAGCAGGGCGGTGGGTTATCTGCGCTTCATGCACGCCATGCTGTGCGTCGACATGGGACGTCCCGCGGAGGCGCGCGACGAGCTGCGCGCGGCGGCGGACATCGCGTGGCGCAACGCCGACGTCGAGCTGCTGTGCCAGGTGTACAGCTTCGATCCCGTGGTGACGCGCATGCTGGGCGACGATGCGGAGGAGGCCTTCCTGCGCGCGCAGCGTTCGGTCGAGCTCGCCGAGTACCTCGGCAGCCCGTTCGTGCGCGTGTTCGCGTACTGGGGCATCGCGGGCGCGCACTTGCTGCGGGGCGACGCGCGTAGCGCGGCGCGGATCCTGAACGGCGTGCTGCTGTTCGCGCGCGATCACGGCGTCGCGCTGCAGGGCGAGGCGGGCATCCTCGCCGACCTGGCGCTCGCGACCATCGTGCGCGGCGACGGCGCGGTCGCGCTGTCGATCGCGGAAGAGGCGATCGAGGTGGCGCGCAAGCGTGGTGTCGGGCTCTACGAGTGCATCGCGCAGCTCGCGCGCGTCTACGTCCTGCTCGAGACCAAGGGCGCCGCCGCGGCCGACGAGGTCGAGGTCGCGCTCGCGCGCGTGCACGAGCTGATCGCGGCGGACGGGCTGACGAGCTTCGACGCGGTCGTGCGGATGCACTGCGCGACGCTCGCTCGGCTCGAGGGTGACCACGTGCGCGCCGCGAACGAGCTGCGCGCGGCGCGCGATCTGTACGCGCGCATGGGCGCGACAGGCTGGGTGCGCCGACTCGAGCGACGCCTCGCGGAGGGCGCCGCCGCATGA
- a CDS encoding response regulator transcription factor, with product MAPIRIVIADDHVFVRAGIRALVERMPDLEVVGEASDGAEVIRLVEETTPDVVLMDVARPGFDGAEATARVLRASPTTRVVAVSVHADPESVLRAIDAGASGYVLKDASVVELELAIHAALEGGTFLSPRVSGLVVEAYRRRSTGQGGEAGTDVHPASDRARLARLTPRQRQILQLVAEGASSRSIARRLELSVKTIESHRAQLMERLGIHDVAGLVRFAIRAGLVRVEP from the coding sequence ATGGCGCCGATCCGCATCGTGATCGCCGATGATCACGTGTTCGTGCGAGCCGGCATCCGCGCGCTGGTCGAGCGGATGCCCGATCTCGAGGTGGTCGGCGAGGCGAGCGACGGCGCCGAGGTGATCCGCCTGGTCGAAGAGACGACGCCCGACGTCGTGCTGATGGACGTCGCCAGACCCGGCTTCGACGGAGCCGAGGCCACGGCGCGCGTGCTGCGGGCGAGCCCGACGACGCGCGTGGTCGCGGTGTCGGTGCACGCGGATCCCGAGTCCGTGCTGCGCGCGATCGATGCCGGAGCGTCGGGCTACGTGCTGAAGGACGCGAGCGTCGTCGAGCTCGAGCTCGCGATCCACGCCGCGCTCGAGGGCGGCACGTTTCTGAGCCCACGCGTCTCGGGCCTGGTGGTCGAAGCGTACCGGCGACGCTCGACGGGGCAGGGCGGCGAGGCAGGGACGGACGTCCACCCGGCGTCGGATCGCGCACGGCTCGCACGCCTCACGCCGCGCCAGCGCCAGATCCTGCAGCTCGTCGCCGAGGGCGCCTCGTCGCGCTCGATCGCGCGTCGCCTCGAGCTCAGCGTCAAGACGATCGAGAGCCACCGCGCGCAGCTCATGGAGCGGCTCGGCATCCACGACGTCGCCGGCCTCGTGCGCTTCGCGATCCGCGCGGGGCTCGTGCGCGTCGAGCCGTGA